In one Polyangium spumosum genomic region, the following are encoded:
- a CDS encoding 2,3-dihydro-2,3-dihydroxybenzoate dehydrogenase, whose translation MEFEGKIALVTGAAQGIGEAVARALAARGARVAAVDSNAERLGAVIAEMQARGGCASPFHADVTDSEAVDAAVERIERELGPIDFLVNVAGVLRVDPIEALRDEDWERTFAVNARGVFYLCRAVARRMVPRRAGAIVTVGSNAGRTPRMHMSVYAASKAAAAMFTKCMGLELAKHGIRCNVVSPGSTDTPMQRSLWRDESGAQAVIDGAPGAFKVGIPLQRIADPADVAGAVLFLLSDQARHITMHDLCVDGGATLGA comes from the coding sequence ATGGAGTTCGAGGGTAAAATCGCGCTCGTGACGGGCGCTGCCCAGGGCATCGGGGAGGCCGTCGCGCGAGCGCTCGCCGCGCGTGGCGCCAGGGTGGCCGCGGTGGATTCGAACGCGGAGCGCCTCGGCGCGGTGATCGCCGAAATGCAGGCGAGGGGAGGCTGCGCTTCGCCGTTTCACGCAGACGTCACGGACAGCGAGGCGGTCGACGCGGCGGTGGAACGGATCGAGCGCGAGCTCGGCCCCATCGATTTTCTTGTCAACGTCGCGGGCGTCTTGCGCGTCGATCCCATCGAAGCGCTGCGCGACGAGGACTGGGAGCGGACCTTCGCGGTGAATGCCCGAGGGGTGTTTTACCTTTGCCGCGCCGTCGCCCGGCGCATGGTGCCGCGCCGCGCCGGGGCCATCGTGACCGTCGGATCCAACGCGGGGCGGACGCCACGCATGCACATGTCGGTGTATGCGGCATCGAAGGCGGCCGCCGCCATGTTCACCAAATGCATGGGCCTCGAGCTCGCGAAGCACGGCATCCGGTGCAATGTCGTCTCGCCGGGATCGACGGATACGCCGATGCAGCGCTCGTTGTGGAGGGACGAAAGCGGGGCGCAGGCCGTCATCGACGGCGCGCCGGGCGCTTTCAAGGTAGGGATTCCCCTGCAAAGAATCGCCGATCCGGCGGACGTCGCGGGCGCGGTGTTGTTCCTGCTCTCGGATCAGGCGCGCCACATCACCATGCACGATCTTTGCGTCGACGGCGGCGCCACGCTGGGAGCGTGA
- a CDS encoding isochorismatase family protein, with protein MGIPSIQPYFMPRKEELPKNRMSWTPEPGRAALLIHDMQQYFIDYYDPQASPVVELLENIQKVRARCRALGIPVVYTMQPPEQTAEERGLLLDLWGPGLTAHPHKHPIVNELAPEDTDTVLTKWRYSAFQRTELLDIMRRWRRDQLIICGVYAHIGCMLTAGEAFMNDVQPFFVADATSDFTRNWHEMAMTYVAQRCGVVLSTRDVLDALAESSPRAATLDLERLRGEVADLLERPVSDIQSGDSLLDLGLDSIRLMTLVERLRAAGIDISFVELAERATLDDWWEILAARMPLGRGKGPERERAHGVRG; from the coding sequence ATGGGAATCCCCAGCATCCAGCCTTATTTCATGCCGCGGAAAGAGGAGCTGCCGAAGAACCGCATGTCCTGGACGCCGGAGCCGGGCCGCGCCGCCCTTCTCATCCACGACATGCAGCAGTATTTCATCGATTATTACGATCCCCAGGCGTCGCCGGTCGTCGAGCTCCTGGAGAACATCCAGAAGGTGCGGGCGCGGTGCCGGGCGCTCGGGATCCCGGTCGTTTATACCATGCAGCCGCCGGAGCAGACGGCCGAGGAGCGCGGCCTCCTGCTGGATCTGTGGGGCCCCGGCCTGACGGCGCACCCGCACAAGCACCCCATCGTGAACGAGCTCGCGCCGGAGGACACGGACACCGTCCTCACGAAATGGCGCTACAGCGCATTTCAACGCACCGAGCTCCTCGACATCATGCGTCGATGGCGCCGCGATCAGCTCATCATTTGCGGCGTCTACGCGCACATCGGGTGCATGCTCACCGCCGGCGAGGCGTTCATGAACGACGTGCAGCCCTTCTTCGTGGCCGACGCGACCTCCGATTTCACGCGAAACTGGCACGAGATGGCCATGACCTACGTGGCGCAGCGGTGCGGCGTCGTGCTCTCGACCCGCGACGTGCTCGACGCGCTCGCGGAGAGCTCGCCCCGCGCCGCGACGCTCGATCTGGAGCGCCTGCGCGGCGAGGTCGCCGATCTTCTGGAGCGACCGGTCTCCGACATCCAGAGCGGCGATTCGCTCCTCGACCTGGGCCTCGATTCCATTCGCCTCATGACCCTCGTGGAGAGGCTACGCGCCGCCGGGATCGACATCTCGTTCGTGGAGCTCGCGGAGCGCGCGACGCTCGACGATTGGTGGGAGATCCTCGCCGCGCGAATGCCGCTCGGGCGAGGGAAGGGACCCGAGAGGGAGCGAGCTCATGGAGTTCGAGGGTAA